Proteins from a genomic interval of Micromonospora sp. NBC_00389:
- a CDS encoding galactose-binding domain-containing protein translates to MAVSRRRFVTSVVAGSALAAASTTELLTTLASPAHAASPPGDVVGKVTVGYQGWFSCPGDSAPIGGWWHWSRDRFQPPSPANTTIVSWPDMREYTRSYPTAYPNLGNGSPATLFSSYDQQTVDTHFRWMQEYGCDTAALQRFNPMGDEGPTRDAMTQKVRSAAERYGRKFYIMYDVTDWLNMQSEIKIDWTTKMSAHTASSAYAQQNGKPVVCIWGFGFSEPSRPFTPGPCLEVVNWFKAQGCYVIGGVPTWWRQGIEDSRPGFLDVYHAFNMISPWMVYRTTTLEGLDSYYNNVNIPDMADCVARGIDYQPCVMPGDLAGGHRRHGDFYWRHIYNMVRLGSQGLYVSMFDEYNEGNQIAKTSETQATTPAGANIRALDEDGVACSSDYYLRITADGGRMLKGQLALTPVRPTQPMLGGPPTGGNLAAGRPASASSQNGPFPASNAVDSNAASYWESGNGGFPHWWQVDLGASHQVGRLVLRLPAGWETRTQTITVLGSTDGGSFATITPAAGFTFDPATGNTVTRTLPTTTARYVRLSIGGNTGWPAGQLAQVEVYAATGGPDTPPTAPSGLTVTGRTATSVSLAWTASTDDTGVSGYQVRQGGTVVATVTGTTATVSGLSPSTGYSFTVTARDTAGNTSAPSNAVTVTTDAPANADLARGRPTAESGHTQSYGSGNVVDGDPNSYWESVNNAFPQWVQVDLGAARTVGRVVLKLPPAAAWATRTQTLAVQGSTDGASFGTLVAAAGRTFNPATGNQVTLTFTAAQTRYLRITVTGNTGWPAGQLAALEVYAS, encoded by the coding sequence ATGGCGGTCTCCCGCCGCAGGTTCGTCACGTCGGTGGTGGCGGGGTCCGCCCTCGCCGCCGCCTCCACCACCGAGTTGCTCACCACCCTCGCCAGCCCGGCCCACGCCGCCAGTCCCCCCGGGGATGTGGTCGGCAAGGTGACGGTCGGCTACCAGGGCTGGTTCAGCTGCCCCGGCGACTCGGCGCCCATCGGCGGCTGGTGGCACTGGAGCCGTGACCGGTTCCAGCCGCCCTCGCCTGCCAACACCACGATCGTGTCGTGGCCGGACATGCGCGAGTACACCCGCAGCTACCCGACCGCCTACCCCAACCTCGGCAACGGCTCGCCGGCCACCCTCTTCTCCTCCTACGACCAGCAGACGGTGGACACCCACTTCCGGTGGATGCAGGAGTACGGCTGCGACACCGCCGCCCTGCAACGGTTCAACCCGATGGGCGACGAGGGGCCGACCCGCGACGCCATGACGCAGAAGGTCCGCTCGGCCGCCGAGCGCTACGGCCGCAAGTTCTACATCATGTACGACGTCACCGACTGGTTGAACATGCAGTCGGAGATCAAGATCGACTGGACGACCAAGATGTCCGCGCACACCGCGTCCAGCGCGTACGCCCAGCAGAACGGCAAGCCGGTCGTCTGCATCTGGGGCTTCGGCTTCAGCGAACCCAGCCGGCCCTTCACCCCGGGGCCCTGCCTGGAGGTCGTCAACTGGTTCAAGGCGCAGGGCTGCTACGTCATCGGTGGCGTGCCCACCTGGTGGCGCCAGGGGATCGAGGACTCCCGCCCCGGCTTCCTCGACGTCTACCACGCGTTCAACATGATCTCGCCTTGGATGGTCTACCGGACCACCACCCTGGAGGGGCTCGACTCGTACTACAACAACGTCAACATCCCCGACATGGCCGACTGCGTGGCGCGCGGCATCGACTACCAGCCCTGCGTGATGCCCGGTGACCTCGCCGGAGGGCATCGCCGCCACGGCGACTTCTACTGGCGGCACATCTACAACATGGTCCGGCTCGGCTCCCAGGGCCTGTATGTGTCCATGTTCGACGAGTACAACGAGGGCAACCAGATCGCCAAGACCTCCGAGACCCAGGCCACCACCCCGGCCGGCGCGAACATCCGGGCCCTGGACGAGGACGGCGTGGCCTGCTCCTCCGACTACTACCTCCGCATCACCGCCGACGGCGGACGGATGCTCAAGGGGCAGCTCGCTCTCACCCCCGTACGCCCCACCCAGCCGATGCTCGGTGGCCCGCCGACCGGCGGGAACCTGGCCGCCGGCCGGCCCGCCTCCGCGAGCAGCCAGAACGGCCCGTTCCCGGCGTCGAACGCGGTGGACTCCAACGCCGCCAGCTACTGGGAGAGCGGCAACGGCGGCTTCCCGCACTGGTGGCAGGTCGACCTGGGCGCCAGCCACCAGGTCGGTCGGCTCGTACTACGGCTGCCCGCCGGCTGGGAGACGCGTACCCAGACCATCACCGTGCTGGGCAGCACCGACGGCGGCTCCTTCGCCACCATCACCCCGGCCGCCGGGTTCACCTTCGACCCGGCGACCGGCAACACTGTCACCCGCACGCTGCCGACCACCACCGCCCGCTATGTCCGGCTCAGCATCGGCGGCAACACCGGCTGGCCGGCCGGGCAACTCGCCCAGGTCGAGGTGTACGCCGCGACCGGCGGGCCGGACACCCCACCGACCGCGCCGAGCGGCCTCACGGTCACCGGGCGGACGGCGACCAGCGTGTCACTGGCCTGGACGGCGTCGACCGACGACACCGGGGTGAGCGGCTACCAGGTACGCCAGGGCGGCACAGTGGTCGCCACCGTCACCGGCACCACGGCGACGGTGAGCGGGCTCAGCCCGTCCACCGGATACAGCTTCACGGTTACCGCGCGGGACACCGCGGGCAACACCTCCGCCCCGTCGAACGCGGTCACGGTCACCACGGACGCCCCGGCCAACGCGGACCTCGCCCGGGGTCGGCCCACCGCGGAGAGCGGCCACACCCAGAGCTACGGATCGGGCAACGTGGTCGACGGCGACCCGAACAGCTACTGGGAGAGCGTCAACAACGCCTTCCCGCAGTGGGTCCAGGTCGACCTGGGCGCGGCGCGCACGGTCGGGCGCGTGGTGCTCAAGCTGCCACCGGCGGCGGCCTGGGCCACCCGGACGCAGACCCTCGCGGTGCAGGGCAGCACCGACGGGGCGAGCTTCGGCACGCTGGTCGCGGCGGCCGGGCGCACCTTCAACCCGGCCACCGGGAACCAGGTGACGCTCACGTTCACCGCCGCGCAGACCCGCTACCTGCGGATCACCGTCACCGGCAACACGGGCTGGCCGGCCGGGCAACTGGCGGCACTGGAGGTCTACGCGAGCTGA
- a CDS encoding YeiH family protein produces MTTDATRTGDEPRTTDATHTTDAIRAAEVPADAVEPAPDSGPPSSVDPAGPAGVARGGPFWAWTALGLVVVVGLAALTRYLEQNVPSWAEGTAVEDIGAAIEYPVYAILLGLLGNAAVTLLGWRDRIAAAFRTEFFIKTGLVLLGASINLAVIASAAGPAIAQAILLISGVFLFTWWLAGRFGLDDKLRALLASAVSICGVSAAIAAAGAVRARREQLAYTASLVIVFALPSIFILPWLADVFGLSDAVAGAWIGGNIDTTAAVTAAGALAGEEALQIASIVKVTQNALMGVVAVALTAYFTLRVERQPGAARPGLGELWRRFPKFVLGFVAASVIATWYLDAAGADGKATIAIVNDLRVWFLILAFVSIGLEVRVASLREAGWRPVAVFASATVFNLALALGLASLLFRNFAA; encoded by the coding sequence ATGACCACCGACGCGACCCGCACGGGCGATGAGCCCCGCACAACCGACGCCACCCACACGACCGACGCCATCCGCGCGGCCGAAGTGCCCGCCGACGCGGTCGAGCCCGCCCCGGACAGCGGGCCGCCGTCGTCCGTTGACCCCGCCGGCCCCGCCGGTGTGGCACGCGGCGGCCCGTTCTGGGCCTGGACGGCGCTCGGCCTGGTGGTCGTGGTGGGGCTCGCCGCGCTCACCCGCTACCTTGAGCAGAACGTCCCCTCGTGGGCCGAGGGCACCGCCGTCGAGGACATCGGGGCGGCGATCGAGTACCCGGTCTACGCGATCCTGCTCGGCCTGCTCGGCAACGCAGCCGTCACCCTGCTCGGGTGGCGCGACCGGATCGCCGCCGCGTTCCGGACCGAGTTCTTCATCAAGACCGGTCTGGTGCTGCTCGGGGCGTCGATCAACCTGGCCGTCATCGCCAGTGCCGCCGGCCCGGCGATCGCCCAGGCGATCCTGCTGATCAGCGGGGTCTTCCTGTTCACCTGGTGGCTGGCCGGCCGGTTCGGGCTCGACGACAAGCTACGCGCGTTGCTCGCCTCGGCGGTGTCGATCTGCGGGGTCAGCGCGGCGATCGCCGCCGCCGGAGCCGTCCGGGCGCGACGCGAGCAGTTGGCCTATACAGCGAGTCTGGTTATCGTCTTCGCGCTGCCGTCCATCTTCATCCTGCCCTGGCTGGCCGACGTGTTCGGGCTCTCCGACGCGGTGGCCGGCGCCTGGATCGGCGGCAACATCGACACCACCGCCGCGGTCACTGCCGCCGGAGCGCTCGCCGGCGAGGAGGCGCTCCAGATCGCCAGCATCGTCAAGGTCACCCAGAACGCGCTCATGGGCGTGGTCGCCGTCGCCCTCACCGCGTACTTCACGTTGCGGGTGGAGCGTCAGCCCGGCGCGGCCCGACCGGGGCTGGGGGAGTTGTGGCGGCGCTTCCCGAAGTTCGTCCTGGGATTCGTTGCCGCGTCGGTCATCGCCACCTGGTACCTCGACGCGGCGGGTGCGGACGGCAAGGCCACCATCGCCATCGTCAACGACCTGCGCGTCTGGTTCCTCATCCTGGCCTTCGTCAGCATCGGCCTGGAGGTCCGGGTCGCGTCGCTGCGGGAGGCCGGCTGGCGGCCTGTCGCGGTGTTCGCCAGTGCCACCGTGTTCAACCTGGCCTTGGCGCTCGGCCTGGCGTCCCTGCTGTTCCGCAACTTCGCGGCCTGA
- a CDS encoding methyltransferase — translation MITPTPLMSLVAGVWGFKTLAAGVELGLFTRLADGRTVTVEQAAAEFGLADRPADLLLAASASLGLLEKAGDGYRNSELAEQFLVEGRPYYFGAQVRYSDLRTYLPWHRIGEALRTDRPLTWDPQAQESMFDTADPEMLAQFWDAMYSTSSFTAGALAEAYDFSPYRRLLDVGGGAGAFPIELCRRLPELRATVLDLPHVCVRAEERIAGAGLTARIGAVAGDFLADPALPGGHDVILLSMILHDWDEPTNRALLARCHAALPPGGAIVVCELLLNDERTGPPEAALMGMNMLVETEGGRNYSGAEYAAWLSDAGFVDARTVPFDAPGANGAVVARRP, via the coding sequence ATGATCACTCCGACTCCCCTCATGAGCCTGGTGGCCGGCGTCTGGGGTTTCAAGACCCTCGCGGCCGGCGTTGAGCTCGGCCTGTTCACCCGACTCGCCGACGGCCGGACGGTGACCGTCGAGCAGGCCGCCGCCGAGTTCGGGTTGGCCGATCGCCCGGCCGACCTGCTGTTGGCCGCGAGCGCCTCACTCGGGCTGTTGGAGAAGGCCGGTGACGGCTACCGCAACTCCGAGCTGGCCGAGCAGTTCCTGGTGGAGGGCCGCCCGTACTACTTCGGAGCCCAGGTCCGCTACTCGGACCTGCGTACCTACCTGCCCTGGCACCGCATCGGCGAGGCGCTGCGCACCGACCGGCCACTGACCTGGGACCCGCAGGCCCAGGAGTCGATGTTCGACACCGCCGACCCGGAGATGCTGGCGCAGTTCTGGGACGCCATGTACTCCACGTCCAGCTTCACCGCCGGTGCGCTGGCCGAGGCGTACGACTTCTCGCCGTACCGCCGGCTGCTCGACGTGGGCGGCGGCGCCGGCGCGTTCCCGATCGAGCTCTGCCGCCGGCTGCCCGAGCTGCGGGCGACCGTGCTGGACCTGCCACACGTCTGCGTACGGGCCGAGGAGCGGATCGCGGGTGCCGGTCTGACCGCTCGGATCGGCGCGGTTGCCGGCGACTTCCTGGCCGACCCGGCGCTACCGGGCGGACACGACGTCATCCTGCTCAGCATGATCCTGCACGACTGGGACGAGCCGACGAACCGGGCGCTGCTGGCCCGGTGCCACGCGGCGCTGCCGCCCGGCGGGGCGATCGTCGTCTGCGAGCTGCTGCTCAACGACGAGCGCACCGGGCCGCCGGAGGCTGCCCTGATGGGCATGAACATGCTGGTCGAAACCGAGGGCGGCCGGAACTACTCGGGCGCCGAGTATGCCGCCTGGCTCTCCGACGCCGGCTTCGTCGACGCCCGCACCGTGCCGTTCGACGCCCCCGGCGCCAACGGCGCCGTGGTGGCCCGCCGGCCCTGA
- a CDS encoding LacI family DNA-binding transcriptional regulator, which produces MPRAGQRTRLVDVADRADVSLATASRALAGREGVSAEVADRVRQVARELGYVANPYARTLASGASSTVGLIVHQVDDPYFSEIASGVIQVAAEQGLLVQICQSGRDPDYELQQLRHLIAQRVGIILISGSGYDDPRVEAEARAELAAFQDHGGRVAAIGRHALGVDAVLPDNEAGGRALAQHLVDLGHQRIAVAAGSAGLTTVADRLAGVSSALRQRGLSPADLAVVHGDFTRGGGRAATEQILNEHPETTAIIALNDAMAIGVLSTLRSRRVPVPERMSVVGFDDVSVAADLAPSLTTIRLPMTEMGRTALTLALKPRSTRPRRRATGHLLVVRDSTGPAPGT; this is translated from the coding sequence ATGCCCAGGGCAGGCCAGCGAACTCGGCTCGTGGACGTGGCGGACCGCGCCGACGTCTCGCTGGCGACCGCCTCCCGGGCCCTCGCCGGCCGCGAGGGGGTCAGCGCGGAGGTGGCCGACCGGGTCCGGCAGGTCGCCCGCGAGCTGGGGTACGTCGCCAACCCGTACGCCCGCACCCTCGCCAGCGGCGCCAGCTCCACGGTGGGGTTGATCGTCCACCAGGTCGACGACCCGTACTTCTCCGAGATCGCCAGCGGGGTCATCCAGGTCGCCGCCGAGCAGGGGCTGCTGGTGCAGATCTGTCAGTCCGGTCGGGACCCCGACTACGAGCTGCAACAGCTCCGCCATCTCATCGCCCAGCGGGTCGGCATCATCCTGATCAGCGGCTCAGGGTACGACGACCCGCGGGTGGAGGCCGAGGCCCGCGCCGAGTTGGCGGCGTTCCAGGACCACGGCGGCCGGGTCGCCGCCATCGGGCGGCACGCGCTCGGCGTCGACGCCGTCCTGCCGGACAACGAGGCCGGCGGCCGGGCGCTCGCCCAGCACCTGGTGGACCTCGGCCACCAGCGGATCGCGGTCGCCGCGGGCAGCGCCGGTCTCACCACGGTCGCCGACCGGCTCGCCGGCGTCTCGTCGGCGCTGCGGCAGCGCGGGTTGTCCCCGGCCGACCTCGCCGTCGTGCACGGCGACTTCACCCGCGGCGGCGGCCGGGCGGCCACCGAGCAGATCCTGAACGAGCACCCCGAGACGACCGCGATCATCGCGCTCAACGATGCGATGGCGATCGGGGTGCTGTCGACGCTGCGGTCGCGCCGCGTCCCGGTGCCCGAGCGGATGTCCGTCGTCGGGTTCGACGACGTCTCCGTGGCGGCCGATCTCGCGCCCAGCCTCACCACCATCCGGCTGCCGATGACCGAGATGGGTCGCACGGCACTCACCCTCGCGCTCAAGCCCCGCTCGACGCGTCCCCGGCGTCGCGCCACCGGGCACCTGCTGGTCGTCCGCGACTCCACCGGCCCCGCGCCGGGCACCTGA
- a CDS encoding alpha/beta fold hydrolase, with product MPFITVGTENSAPIDLYYEDHGSGKPVVLIHGFPFNGATWEKSTTALLNAGYRTITYDRRGFGNSAQPAFGYDYNTFAADLDVLMTELDLRDATLIGHSMGTGEVIRYLGNYGSQRVSRAVVVSPLQPMLAKAKDNPEGVDPSLFKGFQQAIIKDRFAYLTQFCDAFFNYSENKGKLVSEEAYRAHWQIGAMASAKGTHDSVDAWQEDFRPDLPKIDVPLLIVQGDKDNVLPYPVTGQRLAPMTPTSQLITLKGAPHGLPWTNADDVNKAIMDFMKQPAKARA from the coding sequence ATGCCTTTCATCACCGTGGGAACGGAAAATTCCGCACCCATCGACCTGTACTACGAGGATCACGGGTCCGGTAAGCCAGTGGTGCTGATCCACGGCTTCCCGTTCAACGGGGCGACCTGGGAGAAGTCGACCACCGCGCTGCTGAACGCCGGATACCGGACGATCACCTACGATCGGCGCGGTTTCGGCAACTCCGCCCAGCCGGCATTCGGGTACGACTACAACACCTTCGCCGCGGACCTCGACGTGCTGATGACCGAACTGGATCTGCGCGACGCGACCCTGATCGGTCACTCGATGGGCACCGGCGAGGTGATCCGCTACCTGGGCAACTACGGCTCGCAGCGGGTGAGCCGGGCCGTGGTGGTCAGCCCGCTGCAACCAATGCTGGCCAAAGCCAAGGACAATCCGGAAGGCGTTGACCCGAGCCTCTTCAAGGGTTTCCAGCAGGCCATCATCAAGGACCGCTTCGCCTACCTGACCCAGTTCTGCGACGCGTTCTTCAACTACAGCGAGAACAAGGGCAAGCTGGTCAGCGAGGAGGCGTACCGGGCGCACTGGCAGATCGGTGCGATGGCCTCCGCCAAGGGCACCCATGACAGCGTGGACGCCTGGCAGGAGGACTTCCGTCCCGATCTGCCGAAGATCGACGTGCCGCTGCTGATCGTGCAGGGCGACAAGGACAACGTGTTGCCCTACCCGGTGACCGGCCAGCGGCTCGCGCCGATGACGCCGACGTCCCAACTCATCACGCTCAAGGGCGCGCCGCACGGTCTCCCGTGGACCAACGCCGACGACGTCAACAAGGCGATCATGGACTTCATGAAGCAGCCGGCGAAGGCTCGCGCCTGA
- a CDS encoding PQQ-dependent sugar dehydrogenase: MLTLHDSARRIRGPVLTAGLTALVLVLSTLLATPAQAAGAVYDPVPEMPIQSRLGLVLSEYASFPQSYPNPAPTDQRLMRTARINTIMEVPDGSGRRAVPDLNGSLYLVEGGVPHVYLDVAATFAPQFFSGRGLGQGFGYVAFHPEFGANGRFYTIHTESASAATTPPDYAQPGTIYHGVITEWTATDPAADTFAGTRREVLRIGFGGQVHGIQEINFNPTAKRHDADYGLLYLAVGDGGLGVRNTDPQNLGLPHGKLLRIDPRGTTSANGRYGIPATNPFVGRAGALGEIYALGFRDPHRFSWDRATGRMYLGHIGEHAIEAIYEVRAGDNFGWSGREGSFVFDKTATNPCDRLFPLPADDDQYGYTYPVAAYDHDPAAGWNCTADVGVAVAGGFVYRGRALPALRGKYVFGDLVDGRVLYTEANEMRRGRGLAPIHQLALFDTAGSPVRMRDLSGPGAPGDPNRVDLRFGTDAAGELYVVAKANGKIWKVTGTRVFASGDVGNTTLRRTAGASNWAPVTPAKWQFTRDQVILAEAGVSRPGPRRPFEYAVLTGGPEWSSVEVEARVRLDTPVEVSNRDVIIVFGWRSDTEFYYAHLSTDNTIYPHNGIFKVNNADRERIDHQWNGRSRGANPAITDADWHRVRVVHLPATGEIAVYVDGHRDPLMTAKDTTFGSGRVGFGSFDNVGRLRNLTVTGTPA; encoded by the coding sequence GTGCTCACCCTCCACGACAGCGCCCGCAGGATCCGCGGACCCGTACTGACGGCCGGTCTCACCGCCCTCGTGCTGGTCCTGTCCACCCTGCTCGCGACGCCCGCCCAGGCCGCCGGGGCGGTCTACGACCCGGTCCCCGAGATGCCGATCCAGTCGCGGCTCGGGCTGGTCCTCAGCGAGTACGCCAGCTTCCCGCAGTCGTACCCCAACCCGGCCCCGACCGATCAGCGGCTCATGCGGACCGCCCGGATCAACACCATCATGGAGGTGCCCGACGGCTCCGGCCGGCGTGCCGTGCCCGACCTGAACGGCAGCCTCTACCTGGTCGAGGGTGGCGTGCCGCACGTCTACCTCGACGTGGCGGCGACGTTCGCGCCGCAGTTCTTCTCCGGCCGTGGCCTGGGCCAGGGCTTCGGGTACGTCGCCTTCCACCCGGAGTTCGGCGCCAACGGCCGGTTCTACACCATCCACACCGAGTCGGCCTCGGCGGCGACCACGCCGCCGGACTACGCCCAGCCCGGCACGATCTACCACGGTGTCATCACCGAGTGGACGGCGACCGACCCGGCCGCCGACACGTTCGCCGGTACCCGGCGGGAGGTGCTGCGCATCGGCTTCGGTGGCCAGGTGCACGGCATCCAGGAGATCAACTTCAATCCCACCGCGAAGCGCCACGACGCCGACTACGGCCTGCTGTACCTGGCGGTCGGCGACGGTGGCCTGGGTGTGCGCAACACCGACCCGCAGAACCTGGGCCTGCCGCACGGCAAGCTGCTGCGGATCGATCCGCGAGGCACCACCTCCGCCAACGGGCGGTACGGCATCCCCGCCACGAACCCGTTCGTCGGCCGGGCCGGCGCGCTCGGTGAGATCTACGCCCTGGGCTTCCGCGACCCGCACCGCTTCAGCTGGGACCGGGCGACCGGGCGGATGTACCTCGGGCACATCGGTGAGCACGCCATCGAGGCGATCTACGAGGTGCGTGCCGGCGACAACTTCGGCTGGAGCGGGCGCGAGGGATCCTTCGTCTTCGACAAGACGGCTACGAACCCCTGCGACCGGCTGTTCCCGCTGCCCGCCGACGACGACCAGTACGGGTACACGTACCCGGTCGCCGCGTACGACCACGACCCCGCCGCGGGCTGGAACTGCACCGCCGACGTCGGCGTCGCGGTGGCCGGCGGGTTCGTCTACCGAGGTCGCGCCCTGCCGGCGCTGCGCGGGAAGTACGTCTTCGGTGACCTGGTCGACGGCCGGGTGCTCTACACCGAGGCGAACGAGATGCGTCGCGGCCGGGGCCTGGCCCCGATCCACCAGCTCGCCCTGTTCGACACCGCCGGCAGCCCGGTCCGGATGCGGGACCTGTCCGGGCCCGGCGCCCCCGGTGACCCCAACCGCGTCGACCTGCGCTTCGGCACCGACGCCGCCGGTGAGCTCTATGTGGTCGCCAAGGCCAACGGAAAGATCTGGAAGGTCACCGGCACCCGGGTCTTCGCCAGCGGCGACGTCGGGAACACCACCCTGCGCCGCACCGCGGGGGCCTCGAACTGGGCGCCGGTAACCCCGGCGAAGTGGCAGTTCACCCGCGACCAGGTCATCCTCGCCGAGGCCGGAGTCAGCCGGCCCGGGCCGCGCCGGCCGTTCGAGTACGCCGTACTGACCGGCGGTCCGGAGTGGTCGTCGGTCGAGGTCGAGGCGCGGGTACGGCTCGACACGCCGGTGGAGGTCAGCAACCGGGACGTGATCATCGTCTTCGGCTGGCGCTCGGACACCGAGTTCTACTACGCCCACCTCTCCACCGACAATACGATCTATCCGCACAACGGGATCTTCAAGGTCAACAATGCCGACCGGGAGCGCATCGACCACCAGTGGAACGGCCGGTCCCGTGGCGCCAACCCGGCGATCACCGATGCCGACTGGCACCGCGTACGGGTCGTCCACCTGCCGGCCACCGGCGAGATCGCGGTCTACGTCGACGGGCACCGGGACCCGCTGATGACCGCGAAGGACACCACGTTCGGCTCCGGGCGGGTGGGCTTCGGCTCGTTCGACAACGTGGGTCGACTGCGGAACCTGACCGTCACCGGCACTCCGGCCTGA
- a CDS encoding metallophosphoesterase family protein, giving the protein MSHPPRLRAVSDLHVGYPENRSFVRELHPDNDGDWLLVAGDVAERFADIEWALGLLSSRFARVVWAPGNHELWTPPDDPVRLRGEERYRELVRLCRRLGVVTPEDPYPVWDGDGGPATIAPLFVLYDYTFRVPEANTKEQSLALAYEAGVVCTDEALLHPDPHPSREAWCDARVVETERRLAERDPALPTVLVNHYPLVREPTDVLWFPQFAQWCGTVRTGDWHLRFGAATVVYGHLHIPRTTFHDGVRFEEVSLGYPREWRRRGPVPNPVRTIHPADDLRRMQQPAG; this is encoded by the coding sequence GTGAGTCATCCGCCCCGGCTGCGGGCCGTCAGCGACCTGCACGTCGGCTATCCGGAGAACCGCTCGTTCGTACGGGAGCTGCACCCGGACAACGACGGCGACTGGCTGCTCGTCGCCGGCGACGTGGCTGAGCGGTTCGCCGACATCGAGTGGGCGCTCGGGCTGCTCAGCAGTCGGTTCGCGAGAGTGGTCTGGGCGCCGGGCAACCACGAGCTGTGGACACCGCCCGACGATCCGGTGCGGCTGCGCGGCGAGGAGCGCTACCGCGAGCTGGTACGGCTGTGCCGGCGGTTGGGTGTCGTCACCCCGGAGGACCCGTACCCGGTGTGGGACGGCGACGGCGGCCCGGCCACGATCGCCCCGCTCTTCGTGCTCTACGACTACACCTTCCGGGTGCCCGAGGCGAACACCAAGGAGCAGTCGCTGGCGCTGGCGTACGAGGCCGGGGTGGTGTGCACGGACGAGGCGCTGCTGCACCCCGATCCCCACCCGAGCCGGGAGGCGTGGTGCGACGCCCGGGTCGTCGAGACCGAGCGCCGGCTGGCCGAGCGCGACCCGGCCCTGCCGACCGTGCTGGTCAACCACTACCCGCTGGTACGCGAACCCACCGACGTCCTGTGGTTCCCGCAGTTCGCCCAGTGGTGCGGCACCGTCCGTACCGGAGACTGGCACCTGCGCTTCGGCGCGGCCACCGTGGTCTACGGGCACCTGCACATTCCCCGGACGACGTTCCACGACGGCGTACGTTTCGAGGAGGTCTCCCTCGGCTACCCGCGCGAGTGGCGGCGGCGCGGGCCGGTGCCGAACCCGGTTCGCACCATCCACCCGGCGGACGACCTGCGCCGGATGCAGCAACCGGCGGGCTGA
- a CDS encoding LamG-like jellyroll fold domain-containing protein produces the protein MSRARRAAVATVSLLAVGVLTGTGAPPAQADRNHPSDVHPALRAHLVAAYDFDHPVPGDPALERDQGRSGTEIELINGGPAMRVADHAYRGSGRALQTRQVDPAVAGNDDWKAGTWSASGVRTLRAFNATAGTTVMGWFKLQMDSPLPNSTTADPNDRFNAIGLAGVLTGDSDGHGVRALLELIDVNGELRLVALGRRLDGGNSQTFAASQDWRDLLPAGEWVHLAATFDFATGALALYRNGEPVDGFYTRTDDPWLVSGPGPHVTTASDPRGIKIGGSFPQDTLERNPCDCRMDGLMFLDSVVSASDVRRQYRHLAR, from the coding sequence ATGTCCAGGGCCAGAAGAGCCGCCGTCGCCACCGTCTCCCTCCTGGCGGTCGGCGTGCTGACCGGCACGGGGGCGCCACCGGCACAGGCGGACCGGAACCATCCGTCCGATGTCCACCCGGCCCTGCGAGCGCACCTGGTCGCCGCGTACGACTTCGACCACCCGGTGCCGGGCGACCCCGCGCTGGAGCGCGACCAGGGTCGCTCCGGGACCGAGATCGAGCTGATCAACGGCGGTCCCGCCATGCGGGTGGCCGACCACGCCTACCGGGGCAGCGGCAGGGCGCTGCAGACCCGGCAGGTCGACCCGGCGGTGGCCGGCAACGACGACTGGAAGGCCGGCACCTGGTCGGCCAGCGGGGTGCGGACGCTCCGCGCCTTCAACGCCACCGCCGGCACCACCGTGATGGGCTGGTTCAAGCTGCAGATGGACAGCCCGCTGCCCAACTCCACCACCGCCGACCCGAACGATCGCTTCAACGCCATCGGGCTGGCCGGAGTGTTGACCGGCGACTCCGACGGCCACGGCGTCCGGGCCCTGCTGGAGCTGATCGACGTCAACGGGGAGCTGCGGCTGGTCGCGCTCGGCCGGCGGCTCGACGGCGGCAACTCGCAGACGTTCGCCGCCAGCCAGGACTGGCGGGACCTGCTGCCGGCGGGGGAGTGGGTGCACCTCGCCGCCACCTTCGACTTCGCCACCGGCGCCCTCGCCCTCTACCGCAACGGCGAACCGGTGGACGGCTTCTACACCCGCACCGACGACCCGTGGCTCGTGTCGGGGCCCGGCCCGCACGTGACCACCGCCTCCGACCCCCGGGGCATCAAGATCGGCGGAAGCTTCCCCCAGGACACGCTGGAGCGCAATCCGTGCGACTGCCGCATGGACGGCCTGATGTTCCTCGACAGCGTGGTCTCCGCGAGCGACGTGCGGAGGCAGTACCGCCACCTGGCCCGCTGA